Proteins encoded by one window of Streptomyces sp. LX-29:
- a CDS encoding glycoside hydrolase family 15 protein translates to MKDYPLIADHGLIGDLQTAALVSIDGTVDWFCCPRFDSPSVFGAVLDRERGGHLRVAPTRGADSVKQLYHPNTAVLITRFTSEEGAGEVVDFMPVAGARATDNHRIVRMLRCVRGRMEFTVDVAPRFDYGRAPHTTHVTEEGALFSADGMRLTLHTVREPDDTRRARLTTTEGPYGADLHVRLPLEAGQQRGLVLESAADGPPREIRAAEFQQLFDDTVDYWRTWLHRSSYLGRWREAVERSAITLKLMTYAPSGALVAAPTAGLPEQLGGERNWDYRYTWIRDASFSVYALLGLGFTEEAEAFITWLRDRVREQAGDGSGPLSIMYRVDGSSDLTEEVLEHWEGYRGSRPVRIGNGAADQLQLDIYGEALDSIYFADGQGLQLGHEGWISLRTIVDWLAEHWDQPDEGIWETRGGRQDFTYGRLMSWVAFDRAVRLSALRGRPSALHRWTAERDRVYEQIMERGWNTDRRAFVQHYGSEVLDSALLRMSTVGFIAPRDPMWLSTLDGMAEELVSDSLVYRYNPSASPDGLRGAEGTFSLCTFAYVDALARAGRLELARLVFEKMLTYANHLGMYSEEVAITGEQLGNFPQAFTHLGLIDTALTLDAALTRVERQRTPPEVGTR, encoded by the coding sequence ATGAAGGACTATCCGCTGATCGCCGACCACGGGCTGATCGGGGACCTCCAGACCGCGGCGCTGGTCTCCATCGACGGAACCGTCGACTGGTTCTGCTGCCCCCGTTTCGACTCGCCGAGTGTCTTCGGGGCGGTGCTCGACCGCGAGCGCGGCGGCCATCTCCGGGTGGCGCCCACGCGGGGGGCGGACTCCGTCAAACAGCTCTACCACCCCAACACCGCCGTCCTGATCACCCGCTTCACCAGCGAGGAGGGCGCGGGTGAGGTGGTGGACTTCATGCCGGTGGCCGGAGCGCGGGCCACCGACAACCACCGCATCGTCCGCATGCTGCGCTGCGTCCGCGGCCGGATGGAGTTCACCGTGGACGTCGCGCCGCGCTTCGACTACGGCCGCGCCCCGCACACCACCCACGTCACCGAGGAGGGCGCGCTGTTCTCCGCCGACGGGATGCGGCTGACCCTGCACACCGTGCGCGAGCCCGACGACACCCGCCGGGCTCGGCTGACCACGACCGAGGGCCCCTACGGCGCGGACCTCCACGTCCGACTGCCCCTGGAGGCAGGGCAGCAGCGCGGGCTGGTGCTGGAGTCCGCGGCCGACGGCCCGCCCCGCGAGATCCGGGCGGCCGAGTTCCAGCAGCTGTTCGACGACACCGTCGACTACTGGCGCACCTGGCTGCACCGCTCGAGCTACCTGGGCCGGTGGCGGGAGGCGGTGGAGCGCTCGGCCATCACCCTGAAGCTGATGACCTACGCGCCCAGCGGCGCGCTGGTGGCCGCGCCGACGGCCGGACTGCCCGAGCAGCTCGGCGGCGAGCGCAACTGGGACTACCGCTACACCTGGATCCGCGACGCCTCCTTCTCCGTCTACGCGCTGCTGGGCCTCGGCTTCACCGAGGAGGCCGAGGCGTTCATCACGTGGCTGCGAGACCGGGTCCGGGAGCAGGCCGGCGACGGCAGCGGGCCGCTGAGCATCATGTACCGGGTCGACGGCTCCTCCGACCTCACCGAGGAGGTGCTGGAGCACTGGGAGGGCTACCGCGGCTCACGCCCCGTGCGCATCGGCAACGGAGCCGCCGACCAGCTCCAACTCGACATCTACGGCGAGGCGCTGGACAGCATCTACTTCGCCGACGGGCAGGGCCTCCAACTCGGTCACGAGGGCTGGATCTCGCTCCGCACCATCGTCGACTGGCTGGCCGAGCACTGGGACCAGCCGGACGAGGGCATCTGGGAGACCCGGGGCGGGCGCCAGGACTTCACCTACGGCCGGCTGATGTCCTGGGTCGCCTTCGACCGGGCGGTGCGGCTGTCCGCCCTGCGCGGCCGCCCCTCCGCCCTGCACCGCTGGACCGCCGAGCGCGACCGGGTCTACGAGCAGATCATGGAGCGCGGCTGGAACACCGACCGGCGGGCGTTCGTGCAGCACTACGGAAGCGAGGTGCTCGACTCGGCGCTGCTGCGGATGTCCACGGTCGGCTTCATCGCCCCGCGCGACCCCATGTGGCTCTCCACGCTGGACGGGATGGCGGAGGAACTGGTCTCCGACAGCCTCGTCTACCGCTACAACCCCTCGGCCTCCCCCGACGGGCTGCGCGGCGCGGAGGGCACCTTCTCGCTGTGCACCTTCGCCTATGTCGACGCGCTGGCGCGGGCGGGACGGCTGGAGCTGGCGCGCCTGGTCTTCGAGAAGATGCTGACCTACGCCAACCACCTGGGGATGTACTCGGAGGAGGTCGCCATCACCGGTGAGCAACTCGGCAACTTTCCCCAGGCGTTCACCCATCTCGGCCTCATCGACACCGCCCTCACCCTGGATGCCGCGCTGACCCGGGTGGAGCGGCAGCGCACGCCTCCGGAGGTCGGCACCCGCTGA
- a CDS encoding class I SAM-dependent methyltransferase, protein MAVTPTSADVEAGQASYTPISLRFYDAMVYGLTCPVFWKVPRRELLRLYRRNVSTEHLDIGVGSGYLLHHTPLPVGQRITLFDMNPHCLEYVSRRLGRHDVATCRGNVLEPFPLPQQSHDSAALNLMLHCVPGDFGYKGVAFDNAAACVRPGGTLFGSTVLSRGVPVTRRARLALNRLNAVKGFNNTEDSLADLDRELGKRFSEYKLTVHGCTALFEATVE, encoded by the coding sequence ATGGCCGTCACCCCCACGTCCGCCGATGTCGAAGCGGGGCAGGCGAGTTACACGCCGATATCCCTCCGCTTTTACGACGCCATGGTTTACGGGCTGACCTGTCCCGTTTTCTGGAAGGTGCCCAGGCGGGAGCTGTTGAGGCTGTACCGGCGCAACGTCTCCACCGAGCACCTGGACATCGGCGTGGGTTCCGGCTATCTGCTGCACCACACCCCGCTGCCCGTCGGGCAGCGCATCACCCTGTTCGACATGAACCCGCACTGCCTGGAGTACGTCTCCCGTCGGCTGGGCCGCCATGACGTGGCCACCTGCCGCGGCAACGTCCTGGAGCCGTTCCCGCTGCCGCAGCAGTCGCACGACTCGGCGGCGCTCAATCTCATGCTGCACTGTGTGCCGGGCGACTTCGGCTACAAGGGTGTCGCCTTCGACAACGCCGCGGCCTGCGTGCGCCCCGGGGGCACGCTGTTCGGCTCCACGGTGCTCTCGCGGGGGGTGCCCGTGACCCGTCGCGCCCGGCTCGCCCTGAACCGGCTCAACGCCGTGAAGGGGTTCAACAACACCGAGGACAGCCTGGCGGACCTGGATCGCGAGCTCGGCAAGCGCTTCTCGGAGTACAAGCTGACCGTCCACGGCTGCACGGCCCTCTTCGAGGCCACGGTCGAGTGA
- a CDS encoding 4-hydroxybenzoate 3-monooxygenase: MRTRVVIVGAGPAGLVLAHLLRLEGVDSIVLELRDRKYVERRVRAGLLEQSTADLLRATGVGARLDREGQVHEGFELRFGGERHRISTAELCGRSVCVYGQQEVVKDLIRARLEAEAPLHFGVDDIVLDGLTGDAPTVSCTLDGVPTTIQADFVAGCDGFHGVTRRSVPRSELSVFEKTYPFAWLGILAAAPPAGEELIYGIHDHGFALHSMRSSQISRLYLQVDPDERLEAWPDDRVWAELNDRLCQGQGKLNEGPVLERSITAMRGFVAEPMQYGRLFLAGDAAHIVPPTAAKGLNLAVADARILAEALASWYATGNRESLDDYSRTSLRGVWQAQEFSAWMTWLLHRYPGDGAFESRLRLARLRQLVDSEASAISFAEHYAGVSREFVRTAAGDGSR, from the coding sequence CTGCGCACCCGAGTGGTGATCGTCGGCGCCGGTCCGGCCGGGCTGGTGCTGGCGCACCTGTTGCGGCTGGAGGGCGTCGACTCGATCGTGCTGGAGCTGCGGGACCGGAAGTACGTGGAGCGCAGGGTCCGGGCGGGCCTGCTGGAGCAGTCCACCGCGGACCTGTTGCGCGCCACCGGCGTCGGCGCCCGGCTGGACCGGGAGGGCCAGGTCCACGAGGGCTTCGAGCTGCGTTTCGGCGGCGAGCGGCATCGGATCTCCACGGCGGAGCTGTGCGGCCGTTCGGTGTGCGTCTACGGCCAGCAGGAGGTGGTCAAGGATCTGATCCGGGCCCGGCTGGAGGCGGAAGCGCCGCTGCACTTCGGTGTCGACGACATCGTCCTCGACGGGCTGACGGGCGACGCGCCCACCGTGAGCTGCACGCTGGACGGGGTGCCGACGACCATCCAGGCGGACTTCGTCGCCGGCTGCGACGGGTTCCACGGGGTGACCCGGCGGTCCGTGCCGCGGTCCGAGCTCTCGGTCTTCGAGAAGACGTACCCCTTCGCCTGGCTGGGCATCCTGGCCGCCGCCCCGCCGGCCGGCGAGGAGCTCATCTACGGCATCCACGACCACGGCTTCGCGCTGCACAGCATGCGCTCGTCCCAGATCAGCCGGCTGTACCTCCAGGTCGATCCGGACGAGCGGCTGGAGGCGTGGCCGGACGACCGGGTATGGGCCGAACTGAACGACCGGCTGTGCCAGGGGCAGGGGAAGCTGAACGAGGGCCCGGTGCTGGAGCGGTCCATCACCGCCATGCGGGGCTTCGTCGCCGAGCCGATGCAGTACGGGCGGCTGTTCCTGGCCGGGGACGCGGCGCACATCGTCCCGCCGACCGCCGCCAAGGGGCTGAACCTGGCCGTGGCGGACGCCCGGATCCTCGCCGAGGCGCTCGCGTCCTGGTACGCGACCGGCAACCGCGAGTCGCTCGACGACTACTCCCGCACCAGTCTGCGAGGGGTGTGGCAGGCGCAGGAGTTCTCCGCGTGGATGACCTGGTTGCTGCACCGCTACCCGGGCGACGGCGCCTTCGAGAGCAGGCTCCGCCTGGCCCGGCTGCGCCAGCTGGTGGACTCCGAGGCGTCCGCGATCAGCTTCGCCGAGCACTACGCGGGGGTGAGTCGCGAGTTCGTCCGGACGGCGGCGGGCGACGGGAGCCGCTGA
- the pabB gene encoding aminodeoxychorismate synthase component I, which produces MRTLLIDNYDSFTYNLFHYLAEVNEEEPVVIRHDDPLPSAAALRGFDNVVISPGPGRPERAADFGICQAVISASALPLLGVCLGHQGLCHVFGGTVDRAPEVRHGRVSPVVHDGSGLFAGLPSPFEAVRYHSLAVDGLPAELTAAAWTPDGVLMGVAHRDKPLWGVQFHPESIGTAHGHQLIRNFRELTRAWWRRNGEADPAARRGAPHARKPVPAAAEGHRRPAAAGARRFRVLVERMATRVADEAVFERLFSGSRHAFWLDSSRPDGESGRFSLMGDAGGPLARVATADVWEQTVTVESAAGTEVVHGPFLEWLDADLAARHVRVPDLPFDFALGWVGYLGYELKAECGGERAHRSTEPDAAMIFADRAVVFDHLTSTTYLLALAEHGRAAPARDWLAETRAELARLADRPTAPAAEPAQPAASTAVHTDPATVGELRLRHDRARYLELIAACQEAIGQGETYEVCLTNMVTAPGRLDPWLGYRYLRRVSPAPFAALLRLDGLSVLSTSPERFLRVSAAGEAESKPIKGTRPRGASPYEDALLRADLLGNEKDRAENLMIVDLVRNDLGRCAEVGSVHVPRLFEVESYATVHQLVSTVRATLRPDSSAVACVRAAFPGGSMTGAPKIRTMHLIDELEAGPRGVYSGALGYFSLSGAADLSMVIRTVVATPDRVGYGVGGAIVALSDPDAEFEETAVKAAPLLRLLDTAFPERQSAAPAH; this is translated from the coding sequence ATGCGGACGTTGCTGATCGATAATTACGACTCGTTCACCTACAACCTTTTCCATTACCTCGCCGAGGTGAATGAGGAAGAGCCCGTCGTCATCCGTCACGACGATCCGCTGCCGTCGGCCGCCGCGCTGCGCGGCTTCGACAACGTGGTGATATCGCCGGGTCCCGGACGCCCCGAGCGCGCCGCCGACTTCGGCATCTGTCAGGCCGTCATCTCCGCATCCGCCCTTCCCCTGCTCGGCGTGTGCCTGGGCCATCAGGGGCTGTGCCATGTCTTCGGCGGCACGGTGGACCGGGCGCCGGAGGTGCGGCACGGGCGGGTGTCTCCGGTGGTGCACGACGGCAGCGGTCTCTTCGCCGGTCTGCCCTCGCCCTTCGAGGCCGTGCGCTACCACTCGTTGGCGGTGGACGGGCTGCCGGCGGAGCTGACCGCGGCGGCCTGGACCCCGGACGGCGTGTTGATGGGCGTCGCCCACCGGGACAAGCCGCTGTGGGGCGTCCAGTTCCACCCGGAGTCCATCGGAACGGCCCACGGCCACCAGCTGATCCGCAACTTCCGGGAGCTGACCCGCGCGTGGTGGCGGCGGAACGGCGAGGCCGACCCGGCCGCGCGAAGGGGCGCGCCCCATGCGCGGAAGCCGGTGCCGGCGGCCGCCGAAGGGCATCGGCGGCCCGCCGCCGCGGGCGCGCGCCGGTTCCGGGTGCTGGTGGAGCGGATGGCGACCCGGGTGGCCGACGAGGCGGTCTTCGAGCGCCTCTTCAGCGGCTCCCGGCACGCCTTCTGGTTGGACAGCAGCCGGCCCGACGGCGAGTCGGGCCGGTTCTCCCTCATGGGAGACGCCGGGGGCCCGCTGGCCAGGGTGGCCACCGCCGACGTCTGGGAGCAGACGGTGACCGTGGAGTCGGCCGCCGGCACCGAGGTGGTGCACGGCCCGTTCCTGGAGTGGCTGGACGCCGATCTGGCGGCGCGTCATGTCCGCGTGCCCGACCTGCCGTTCGACTTCGCGCTGGGCTGGGTCGGCTACCTCGGCTACGAGTTGAAGGCGGAGTGCGGTGGCGAGCGGGCGCACCGGTCCACGGAGCCCGACGCCGCCATGATCTTCGCGGATCGCGCGGTCGTCTTCGACCACCTCACCTCCACCACCTATCTGCTCGCCCTCGCCGAGCACGGCCGGGCGGCGCCGGCCCGCGACTGGCTGGCGGAGACCCGCGCGGAGCTGGCCCGGTTGGCCGACCGACCCACCGCACCGGCGGCGGAGCCGGCGCAGCCCGCGGCCTCGACCGCCGTGCACACGGACCCGGCGACCGTCGGCGAGCTGCGGCTGCGCCACGACCGCGCGCGCTACCTCGAGCTGATCGCCGCCTGCCAGGAGGCGATCGGTCAGGGCGAGACCTACGAGGTGTGCCTGACCAACATGGTCACCGCGCCCGGTCGGCTGGACCCCTGGCTGGGCTATCGGTATCTGCGTCGGGTCAGCCCCGCCCCCTTCGCCGCGCTGCTGCGTCTGGACGGCCTCTCGGTGCTGTCCACCTCCCCGGAGCGCTTCCTGCGGGTGTCCGCCGCCGGCGAGGCCGAGTCCAAGCCGATCAAGGGCACCCGGCCGCGGGGCGCGAGCCCCTACGAGGACGCCCTGCTCCGCGCCGACCTGCTCGGCAACGAGAAGGACCGCGCGGAGAACCTGATGATCGTGGACCTGGTCCGCAACGACCTGGGGCGCTGCGCCGAGGTCGGCTCCGTCCACGTCCCGCGGCTGTTCGAGGTCGAGAGCTATGCGACGGTGCATCAACTGGTCAGCACCGTACGGGCCACCCTGCGGCCGGACAGCTCGGCGGTGGCCTGCGTGCGCGCGGCCTTCCCCGGCGGATCGATGACCGGAGCGCCGAAAATACGTACGATGCACTTGATCGACGAGTTGGAGGCGGGCCCGCGCGGGGTGTACTCGGGCGCGCTCGGATACTTCTCGTTGTCGGGGGCCGCGGACCTCAGCATGGTCATCCGTACGGTGGTGGCCACACCGGACCGGGTGGGCTACGGCGTCGGCGGGGCGATCGTGGCGCTGTCCGACCCGGACGCGGAGTTCGAGGAGACCGCGGTGAAGGCCGCCCCGCTGCTGCGGCTCCTGGACACCGCCTTCCCCGAACGGCAGTCGGCCGCCCCGGCGCACTGA
- a CDS encoding LLM class flavin-dependent oxidoreductase, translating into MQIGINFFPDVDPRQKSAERYFAECLDLVELADRLDYHHIRIVEHYFHPYGGYSPNPLLFLSAAAARSRRLRLITGAVLPAFNHPLKLAGEIGMLDGISGGRLEVGFARAFLPHEFQRFGVDMDTSRARFDEGIETVRRLLAEEHVAHQGRFHSFPATTSLPRPTQRPHPPLWVAALSNEQSFRRAGELGCGIMANPLAAETMRHNLGVYREAWRAAGHPGRGRVMLAFHMHCAPDAELARSRAEEPINSYLRSLVSAAADWTDGAASADYPGYREMIAKLAADDFHSVLARNAALVGTPDDIVDQLRRFHEECGGFDVASLQVNFSTLDPTLARASVELFGEQVLPRLRAGAAPVDAH; encoded by the coding sequence ATGCAGATTGGAATCAACTTCTTTCCCGATGTCGACCCTCGACAGAAGTCCGCTGAGCGGTACTTCGCCGAGTGCCTGGACCTGGTGGAGCTCGCCGACCGGCTGGACTACCACCACATCCGGATCGTCGAGCACTACTTCCACCCCTACGGCGGCTACTCGCCCAACCCGCTGCTGTTCCTGTCCGCGGCGGCCGCCCGCAGCCGCCGGTTGCGACTCATCACCGGTGCGGTGCTGCCCGCCTTCAACCACCCGCTCAAGCTCGCCGGCGAGATCGGCATGCTCGACGGCATCTCCGGCGGCCGGCTGGAGGTCGGCTTCGCCCGGGCCTTCCTGCCCCACGAGTTCCAGCGCTTCGGCGTGGACATGGACACCAGTCGGGCCCGCTTCGACGAGGGCATCGAGACGGTACGGCGGCTGCTGGCCGAGGAACACGTCGCCCATCAGGGCCGCTTCCACTCCTTCCCGGCCACCACCTCGCTGCCCCGCCCCACCCAGCGCCCGCACCCGCCGCTGTGGGTCGCCGCGCTCTCCAACGAACAGAGCTTCCGCCGCGCCGGCGAGCTCGGCTGCGGAATCATGGCCAACCCGCTGGCCGCCGAGACCATGCGGCACAACCTGGGCGTCTACCGCGAGGCATGGCGCGCGGCCGGACACCCCGGCCGGGGACGGGTGATGCTCGCCTTCCACATGCACTGCGCACCCGACGCCGAACTGGCCAGGTCCCGGGCCGAAGAGCCCATCAACTCCTATCTGCGCAGCCTCGTCTCCGCCGCCGCGGACTGGACCGACGGCGCCGCCAGCGCCGACTACCCCGGCTACCGGGAGATGATCGCCAAACTGGCGGCGGACGACTTCCACAGCGTGCTCGCGCGGAACGCCGCCCTCGTCGGCACACCGGACGACATCGTCGACCAACTGCGCCGGTTCCACGAGGAGTGCGGCGGCTTCGACGTCGCCAGCCTCCAGGTCAACTTCTCTACGCTGGACCCCACACTGGCCCGCGCCTCCGTCGAGCTGTTCGGCGAGCAGGTCCTGCCCCGGCTCCGGGCGGGGGCCGCGCCAGTCGACGCCCACTGA
- a CDS encoding methyltransferase domain-containing protein, translating into MTQEPPQHAPAAPDSPGTTAPSDPGTPRTAHRRTSPRPPATPDSAPDSAPDSAPDSVPAGRPRVGTGAQPLAHPDPGHHPEPPASQDTDYRRSLLRSRESRTRADRPGRFRLAGRDWTLLDDVFAPVYSPSTEVFLELLDFPPGGSVLEIGCGTGVIAVSAALAGCTRVVATDINPHAVRNAELNAARHGVAERVRCHTGDLFAPLAPEDRFDLVFWHSNFVLAPDGLERLDAHDLAYVDPGYRAHRDYLSQAPHRLRPGGTALLGFSSRGDAARLHDLATAVGVTVEQIAHRAVPERGTTVDYRLLRIDPAPPGPAPAP; encoded by the coding sequence ATGACCCAGGAACCGCCCCAGCACGCCCCGGCAGCCCCCGACTCCCCGGGGACGACGGCCCCCTCGGACCCGGGCACCCCCAGGACCGCACACCGGCGGACGAGCCCCCGGCCGCCGGCCACCCCCGACTCCGCGCCCGACTCCGCGCCCGACTCCGCCCCCGACTCCGTGCCCGCCGGGCGCCCGCGGGTCGGCACGGGCGCACAGCCTCTCGCCCACCCCGACCCCGGTCACCACCCGGAGCCCCCGGCCTCCCAGGACACCGACTACCGCCGCTCCCTGCTCCGCAGCCGGGAGAGCCGCACCCGCGCCGACCGGCCCGGGCGGTTCCGGCTCGCCGGCCGCGACTGGACCCTGCTCGACGACGTCTTCGCACCCGTCTACTCCCCGTCCACCGAGGTCTTCCTGGAACTGCTCGACTTCCCGCCCGGCGGGTCGGTGCTGGAGATCGGCTGCGGCACCGGAGTCATCGCCGTCAGCGCCGCCCTCGCCGGCTGCACCCGGGTGGTCGCCACCGACATCAACCCACACGCCGTGCGGAACGCCGAGCTGAACGCCGCCCGGCACGGCGTCGCCGAACGAGTCCGCTGCCATACCGGCGACCTGTTCGCCCCGCTCGCCCCGGAGGACCGCTTCGACCTGGTCTTCTGGCACTCCAACTTCGTGCTCGCGCCGGACGGGCTGGAGCGGCTGGACGCCCACGACCTGGCGTACGTGGACCCCGGATACCGGGCCCACCGCGACTACCTGAGCCAGGCGCCGCACCGGCTCCGCCCGGGCGGCACCGCGCTGCTCGGCTTCAGCAGCCGCGGCGACGCGGCCCGGCTGCACGACCTCGCCACCGCCGTCGGGGTCACCGTGGAGCAGATCGCCCACCGCGCGGTCCCCGAGCGCGGCACCACGGTGGACTACCGACTGCTGCGGATCGACCCGGCCCCGCCGGGCCCCGCGCCCGCCCCATGA
- a CDS encoding MFS transporter translates to MTTRPTPPARLALAVLLLGEFLAIFDISVVNVVLPVVQDDLRAGDAQAYLVVACYGMAYASLLVMGGRLGDRLGFRAVFLGGVAVFGLASLACGLAPTAAALIVARAAQGVGAALLFPQVLAGIHQVVPAARRGAAVGAFGAVLGLGSTLGQLGGGVLTELELVSDGWRSAFLVNVPLCLAIWLAGRRVLPTGHTTARRLDLPGALLLAAAVAALVLPWSLPDRPRGPLWTALLVLTPLAPTAALVRWERRLTRGGGTPLLHPGLLRQRGFVAGLALCLVFFATQVPFYVLLSQTAQRGAGLDPLGSAGLYAGLGLAFLAASVLAGRADPRHTALLTAGGPLLMAVGYLGLRSVPAHALHPGSLSVTALLVVNGAGAGLVAPTVIRFVLAGVDTSLTGVASGLLATAQQLANSVGVVVAGAVFRGAGHHGQVLAGFRAALLYFTALAAAAIALSRAVARGHGPPAKEAPPPREVRSADA, encoded by the coding sequence ATGACGACGCGCCCCACCCCGCCCGCCAGGCTCGCCCTGGCCGTGCTGCTGCTCGGCGAGTTCCTGGCCATCTTCGACATCTCCGTGGTCAACGTGGTGCTGCCGGTGGTCCAGGACGACCTGCGGGCCGGGGACGCCCAGGCGTACCTCGTGGTGGCCTGCTACGGCATGGCCTACGCGAGCCTGCTGGTGATGGGCGGCCGGCTGGGCGACCGGCTCGGCTTCCGGGCCGTCTTCCTCGGCGGCGTCGCCGTGTTCGGACTGGCCTCGCTGGCCTGTGGCCTCGCCCCGACCGCCGCCGCGCTGATCGTCGCCCGCGCCGCCCAGGGCGTCGGGGCCGCACTGCTCTTCCCCCAGGTGCTGGCCGGCATCCACCAGGTCGTGCCCGCCGCCCGCAGGGGAGCCGCGGTCGGCGCCTTCGGCGCGGTGCTGGGCCTGGGCTCCACCCTCGGCCAACTCGGCGGCGGAGTGCTCACCGAACTGGAGCTCGTCTCCGACGGCTGGCGCTCCGCCTTCCTCGTCAACGTGCCGCTGTGCCTGGCCATCTGGCTGGCCGGGCGCCGGGTGCTGCCCACCGGACACACCACCGCGCGCCGCCTCGACCTGCCCGGCGCGCTGCTGCTGGCGGCGGCCGTCGCCGCGCTGGTGCTGCCCTGGTCGCTGCCGGACCGGCCGCGCGGGCCGCTCTGGACCGCGCTGCTGGTGCTCACCCCGCTGGCGCCCACGGCCGCCCTCGTACGGTGGGAGCGCCGGCTGACCCGCGGCGGCGGGACCCCGCTGCTCCACCCCGGACTGCTGCGGCAGCGCGGATTCGTCGCCGGACTCGCGCTCTGCCTGGTCTTCTTCGCCACCCAGGTCCCCTTCTACGTCCTGCTGTCGCAGACCGCGCAGCGCGGCGCCGGCCTCGACCCCCTGGGCTCCGCGGGGCTGTACGCCGGGCTCGGCCTGGCGTTCCTGGCGGCGTCCGTGCTGGCGGGGCGGGCGGACCCGAGGCACACGGCGCTGCTCACCGCCGGCGGACCGCTGCTGATGGCCGTCGGCTACCTGGGCCTGCGATCCGTGCCCGCGCACGCCCTCCACCCCGGATCGCTGTCGGTGACCGCGCTGCTGGTGGTCAACGGTGCCGGAGCGGGGCTGGTCGCCCCGACGGTGATCCGGTTCGTCCTCGCCGGCGTCGACACCTCGCTGACCGGCGTCGCCTCCGGACTGCTGGCGACCGCCCAGCAACTCGCCAACTCCGTCGGCGTGGTGGTGGCCGGCGCGGTCTTCCGCGGCGCCGGACACCACGGGCAGGTGCTCGCCGGCTTCCGGGCCGCGCTGCTCTACTTCACCGCGCTCGCCGCGGCCGCCATCGCCCTCTCCCGCGCCGTCGCCCGCGGCCACGGACCACCCGCGAAGGAGGCTCCGCCACCTCGCGAGGTGCGGTCCGCCGATGCTTGA